In one window of Rathayibacter caricis DSM 15933 DNA:
- a CDS encoding ATP-binding cassette domain-containing protein, with product MTIEIRDLEFRYSRRTSIFSNFSLAVDLFPAVLLGQNGAGKSTLLSLVAGTSRPQSGYISVGGRRSQGRGALRQLRRKTGWLPQDVEALLGFTTEEQVTYAGWLKGMSRGDAASSARRALEKVGLADMREKQSRSLSGGQRRRLGIAQAIVHDPKLVLLDEPYAGLDPEQRASVRGTLLELANTTDLMVSTHQTEDLEEVYKQVIVLREAKVLFSSSIATFYESAPKDSHAAVKAELAYTNVLKLAGMKD from the coding sequence ATGACAATTGAGATCCGCGACCTTGAATTCCGTTACAGCCGGCGGACCAGCATATTCTCGAATTTCAGCCTCGCCGTCGATCTTTTCCCTGCGGTTCTCCTTGGACAAAATGGTGCAGGGAAGTCAACGCTGTTGTCTCTGGTCGCGGGCACTTCCCGTCCGCAATCTGGCTACATTTCAGTCGGAGGTCGTCGCTCTCAGGGCCGAGGCGCTCTCCGTCAACTCAGGCGGAAGACCGGTTGGCTTCCGCAGGACGTCGAAGCCCTACTGGGGTTCACGACGGAAGAGCAAGTGACCTATGCCGGATGGCTGAAGGGGATGTCAAGAGGGGACGCAGCGAGTAGTGCGCGTCGAGCTCTTGAGAAGGTGGGCCTGGCTGACATGCGAGAGAAGCAGAGTCGTTCTCTCTCTGGCGGGCAGCGGCGGCGGCTTGGGATTGCTCAAGCGATCGTTCACGATCCAAAGCTCGTTCTGCTCGACGAGCCGTACGCCGGTCTAGATCCTGAGCAGCGGGCCTCCGTCCGCGGAACGCTCCTCGAACTGGCCAATACGACGGACCTGATGGTATCTACGCACCAGACCGAAGACCTCGAGGAGGTCTACAAGCAGGTCATCGTGCTTCGTGAGGCGAAGGTCCTGTTTTCTTCTTCGATCGCGACATTCTATGAATCGGCGCCGAAGGACTCACATGCCGCCGTCAAGGCCGAACTTGCGTACACCAACGTCCTAAAGCTCGCCGGGATGAAGGATTGA
- a CDS encoding Lsr2 dimerization domain-containing protein produces the protein MATKVTLVDDLDGLLAPDGSTVRFSIDDDVYEIDLSPKNRQKLRAALRPYVDASRRARYTTIGLPRVERKRPRV, from the coding sequence GTGGCAACGAAAGTGACCCTTGTGGACGACCTTGACGGTCTGCTCGCACCAGACGGCTCGACCGTGCGATTTTCGATCGACGACGATGTCTACGAAATCGACTTGTCTCCAAAGAACCGCCAGAAGCTTCGAGCAGCGCTGCGTCCCTACGTCGACGCGTCGCGTCGAGCTCGCTACACGACGATCGGCCTTCCCCGCGTGGAACGGAAGCGGCCGAGAGTCTGA
- a CDS encoding DUF4209 domain-containing protein — MSPSSGSGLIYVVELLDDFFLRPESSAEPYGSLRRGVDGALLTPGSLTEEEARLLQENIGAVPSFVKQFIGRDILAERAAGSDRSALVRATLNLVVDALQTTAVEPDVIEVWSRALKLARMHGRATQGQLASLEAGLIKKLLAPLPELRAVWLADLLRTQKLAKHSAAAIAVHLRSLAGRTNDDASASVFFQAAAEWHRAAGDEAASSDDLLSVVRGRQRLASLLLQQGGADSSIKAASELQLAHNILRQLSRAFRESRGVQNLDAELAASIRVANRSTVSFMTSRVTEVDVSEAYEHTMRSMTGRSEAEAAERFLRVATLPSFTVTRDRAETAVDTSPFGKVTRERLTRGGRQVANTRDDQFGIPGQVWQKMVDDLTGQVVDTVRSFLMPAWQAFSTDHRLSSSYFVETARSAGFVPSERTQMYGRALFYGFDGDFMTAAQLLTPQLEHLVRVHLRDAGAATTVMKGGIETEVGLSSLMEKPESTEIFGEDVAFVIRGLFCSPAGLNLRNDFAHGLFAASPEFSAAAMYAWWLMWRFASGPFSNPAIKVASGI; from the coding sequence ATGTCTCCCAGCAGCGGTAGTGGTCTCATTTACGTTGTTGAGCTACTTGACGACTTCTTCCTCCGACCTGAGAGCTCCGCTGAGCCTTACGGATCGCTCCGCCGTGGTGTCGACGGCGCGCTCCTGACTCCTGGTTCGCTTACCGAGGAGGAAGCGCGGCTGCTGCAGGAGAACATCGGCGCTGTCCCATCCTTCGTCAAACAGTTCATCGGACGAGACATCCTCGCCGAGCGCGCCGCCGGCAGCGACAGATCTGCGCTCGTGCGCGCAACGCTCAATCTTGTTGTGGATGCGCTCCAAACCACCGCTGTCGAGCCAGACGTGATTGAGGTCTGGTCGCGCGCGCTGAAGCTCGCTCGCATGCACGGCAGAGCAACCCAAGGCCAGCTCGCGTCGCTTGAGGCAGGACTCATCAAGAAGCTGCTCGCTCCGCTGCCTGAGCTGCGGGCGGTCTGGCTTGCCGACCTTTTACGTACGCAGAAGCTCGCGAAGCACTCAGCCGCGGCGATTGCGGTACATCTTCGGAGCCTCGCCGGCAGGACAAACGACGACGCCAGCGCTTCGGTCTTCTTTCAGGCGGCAGCGGAGTGGCACCGCGCGGCAGGCGATGAGGCAGCGTCGTCGGACGACCTGTTGTCAGTGGTACGAGGCCGCCAGAGGCTAGCCTCATTGCTGCTGCAGCAAGGAGGGGCGGACTCGTCGATCAAGGCAGCATCGGAGCTCCAGCTCGCTCACAACATCCTGCGCCAACTCTCACGTGCGTTCCGCGAGTCCCGGGGCGTACAGAATCTCGACGCGGAGCTTGCCGCCAGCATCCGAGTCGCGAATCGGTCCACCGTGTCGTTCATGACGTCCCGGGTCACCGAAGTGGACGTCTCTGAGGCCTACGAGCACACCATGCGGTCGATGACTGGGAGAAGCGAGGCTGAGGCTGCGGAGCGCTTCCTTCGGGTCGCCACGCTGCCTTCCTTCACCGTCACCCGAGATCGTGCCGAGACTGCGGTCGACACGTCCCCATTCGGAAAGGTGACACGAGAGCGTCTGACCAGAGGCGGAAGACAAGTGGCGAATACCCGTGACGACCAGTTCGGGATCCCTGGCCAAGTCTGGCAAAAGATGGTTGATGATCTTACCGGCCAGGTCGTCGACACGGTGCGCAGCTTTTTGATGCCCGCCTGGCAGGCCTTCAGCACGGATCATCGCCTGAGCAGTTCGTACTTCGTTGAGACGGCACGCTCAGCAGGCTTTGTCCCAAGCGAACGCACACAGATGTACGGGCGGGCACTCTTCTACGGCTTCGACGGCGACTTTATGACCGCAGCACAGCTGCTCACTCCGCAGCTTGAACACCTGGTTCGAGTGCACCTAAGAGACGCTGGAGCAGCCACGACGGTGATGAAGGGCGGTATCGAGACTGAAGTTGGACTATCCTCTCTTATGGAGAAGCCCGAGTCGACAGAGATCTTCGGGGAAGACGTCGCCTTCGTCATCCGCGGTCTTTTCTGCTCACCCGCTGGTCTGAACTTGCGAAATGACTTCGCCCACGGCCTCTTCGCAGCGTCTCCCGAGTTCTCGGCAGCGGCAATGTACGCGTGGTGGCTCATGTGGCGATTTGCCTCAGGTCCGTTTTCCAACCCGGCCATCAAGGTAGCATCTGGCATCTAA
- a CDS encoding GIY-YIG nuclease family protein — protein sequence MHQIPDPPSKEEWAVLLRKPVRPVASLDQKSIPDQPGVYLCRRDGAAVYVGTASNLRARLWGKHLGAGLSLAGSSLRRNVGELLLGVPPAVTSSPNRVKVTSPQAEAIHSWLLSCDLAWQACETAAQAKLLERRLRDAYLPLLNRI from the coding sequence ATGCACCAAATTCCTGATCCGCCGTCAAAAGAAGAGTGGGCGGTGCTACTGCGCAAGCCTGTACGTCCGGTGGCTTCGCTTGATCAGAAATCCATTCCCGACCAGCCGGGTGTGTACCTGTGCCGCCGCGACGGCGCCGCAGTGTATGTCGGTACTGCATCCAACCTCCGCGCGAGGCTATGGGGCAAGCACCTCGGAGCAGGCCTCAGCCTGGCCGGATCGTCACTTCGCCGGAACGTGGGCGAGCTACTGCTCGGCGTTCCGCCGGCGGTGACCAGTAGCCCAAACCGCGTGAAGGTGACCAGTCCGCAAGCTGAGGCGATTCACTCCTGGCTTCTGAGCTGTGACTTGGCGTGGCAAGCCTGCGAGACAGCGGCGCAGGCCAAGCTGCTCGAAAGGCGGCTCCGTGACGCGTACCTACCGCTACTCAACCGCATCTGA
- a CDS encoding phosphoribosyltransferase family protein, with product MKEVEKVTGSWKSDLFQSSEPSKSLLTAGRAVHLTMNKSHSIRNVEYAAKRFWRSRSGRAVMSVASGARTCHIIAIAMSGVELGAAVAMTAPSTSCSFDFTVVDRRYRFRTPDLQYVAGESIIIVDNSIHTGRTMIATLHALRRDHGVSGSIQIVKYIDYQDPLEREVLAKLRRGFGAQVFSVLRISELTQEPSFKHLLSVKTG from the coding sequence ATGAAAGAGGTGGAAAAAGTGACCGGCAGTTGGAAAAGTGATCTTTTTCAGTCGTCCGAGCCTTCCAAATCTCTCCTGACCGCAGGCCGTGCGGTGCATTTAACCATGAACAAGTCTCACTCAATCAGGAATGTGGAGTACGCGGCGAAGCGTTTTTGGCGCAGCCGCTCTGGGCGGGCGGTAATGTCGGTAGCGTCAGGTGCTCGAACGTGCCACATCATCGCGATTGCAATGAGTGGAGTTGAGTTGGGCGCTGCGGTGGCCATGACCGCACCAAGCACGTCTTGCTCTTTCGATTTTACAGTCGTCGATCGCCGGTATCGTTTCAGAACTCCCGACCTCCAGTACGTGGCGGGTGAATCCATAATCATTGTGGACAACTCAATCCACACTGGACGTACGATGATTGCGACGCTTCACGCGCTTCGACGAGACCACGGCGTATCGGGGTCGATTCAAATTGTGAAATATATCGATTATCAAGATCCGCTAGAACGCGAGGTGCTAGCAAAGCTTCGGCGAGGTTTTGGCGCCCAGGTATTTTCCGTTCTACGCATCAGCGAGCTGACCCAAGAGCCATCATTCAAACACCTTCTTTCAGTGAAAACGGGATAG
- a CDS encoding DNA cytosine methyltransferase — MRPSLPIIAAVDLFCGAGGLSLGLEQAGVTVKAGIDLDPACAYPYEQNLAASFLLRDISNVTGDEVSKLWGGAQYTLLAGCAPCQPFSSHRRGIDTSDEKNWDLLSHFGRIVRESTPDFVTMENVPRLAKMQVFLDFVAMLRGLDYAVDYGTLYGPQFGLPQERRRLVLVASKVGVVRLPKGTLVKEDYRTVEDTISQLPNLISGESDPADPLHTARQLSPLNLKRIKASKPGGTWRDWPEDLRAECHKKATGASFQSFYGRMTWEAPSPTITTQAFNYGTGRFGHPTQHRSLTLREAAMLQGFPRDYKFVADGERPAMSTVGRLIGNAVPPAFGAAVGLSFMEKVRELDKAK, encoded by the coding sequence ATGCGCCCGAGTCTCCCGATCATTGCCGCGGTCGACCTCTTCTGCGGTGCTGGTGGGCTCTCTCTCGGATTAGAGCAAGCCGGCGTTACCGTCAAAGCGGGAATCGACCTCGATCCAGCCTGTGCGTATCCGTACGAGCAGAATCTCGCAGCCTCCTTTCTTCTGCGGGACATCTCCAACGTGACCGGCGACGAGGTCTCCAAGTTGTGGGGAGGCGCTCAATACACCTTGCTTGCCGGGTGCGCGCCCTGTCAGCCGTTTTCAAGTCATAGAAGAGGCATCGACACGAGCGATGAGAAGAACTGGGACCTCCTCAGTCACTTCGGCCGCATCGTCCGGGAAAGCACTCCCGACTTTGTGACGATGGAGAATGTTCCGCGACTTGCGAAGATGCAGGTGTTTCTCGACTTTGTTGCAATGCTCCGAGGACTGGATTACGCGGTCGACTACGGGACCCTCTATGGTCCTCAGTTTGGGCTTCCTCAAGAGCGACGTCGACTTGTACTTGTGGCCTCGAAGGTGGGAGTCGTCCGGCTTCCGAAGGGCACGCTGGTCAAGGAGGACTATCGAACAGTCGAAGACACGATTTCTCAGCTACCTAATCTCATCAGTGGTGAGTCCGACCCCGCGGATCCTCTACACACTGCGCGACAGCTATCTCCCTTGAACCTCAAGCGAATCAAGGCTTCAAAGCCCGGTGGAACTTGGCGGGATTGGCCCGAGGACTTGCGCGCCGAATGCCACAAGAAAGCGACAGGCGCGAGCTTCCAATCGTTCTATGGTCGGATGACGTGGGAGGCACCGTCACCCACCATCACAACGCAGGCCTTTAACTACGGAACGGGGCGTTTCGGTCATCCGACCCAGCACCGCAGTCTCACTCTCAGAGAAGCCGCTATGCTTCAAGGATTCCCACGAGACTACAAGTTCGTCGCGGATGGTGAACGCCCAGCTATGTCCACCGTCGGACGCCTCATTGGCAACGCAGTGCCCCCTGCGTTCGGAGCGGCTGTCGGTCTCTCGTTTATGGAGAAGGTTCGCGAATTGGACAAGGCAAAATGA
- a CDS encoding single-stranded DNA-binding protein, translated as MSCRTITGNLAADPVAVQAGRVLIAKLRVIEITGEYRQGGWVPHEAPTTHVVEAKFELGAHVLASLHKGDAVIVVGYERTDTWGEGENKRSGRILEADAIGPSLIRATAVVTPAMQSTPRRRSASVALAAVNET; from the coding sequence ATGAGCTGTAGGACGATCACGGGGAATCTTGCCGCGGACCCGGTGGCTGTACAGGCTGGGCGTGTTCTGATCGCGAAGTTGCGCGTCATCGAGATCACTGGCGAGTACCGGCAGGGAGGGTGGGTGCCGCACGAGGCGCCCACAACACACGTCGTGGAGGCGAAGTTCGAACTGGGCGCCCACGTTCTCGCTTCCTTGCACAAGGGCGACGCCGTGATCGTCGTCGGCTACGAACGCACCGACACGTGGGGCGAGGGAGAGAACAAACGCTCTGGCCGGATCCTCGAGGCGGACGCAATCGGGCCGAGCCTCATCCGCGCCACCGCCGTTGTGACGCCTGCCATGCAGAGCACGCCACGTCGTAGATCCGCGAGTGTGGCCCTGGCAGCAGTGAACGAGACGTGA
- a CDS encoding acyltransferase family protein, with protein sequence MVGQIMKQARNNEDASVSEDDDEVDVAVVGNRMNSFDALRVTGALLVIYGHSFVLRGRTAPRLGEIPLHTLGVMIFFCISGYLITQSAQRSRSWWTYLRNRLLRIIPGLAVVVLVSAFVIGPLLTSLSASSYFSSTATWTYLQNLVLVGRYDLPGVFQDDVHARSAANGSLWTIGVEFLCYIGVLIVSLMPRRWYLPATIAAGCGLLALAAAVPGSSETATLCALFAAASLVARAPSVIEVRPSVALAAGVALVSLSMLAGASPILLVLGLPLLVLTVGRSDLPLVRDAARFGDLSYGLYLWGYPVQQVILTLIGVQATALNFAIVTGVTALLAVASWWLIERPALRFKARPVRNLTRDTLPAQ encoded by the coding sequence ATGGTGGGTCAAATCATGAAACAAGCTCGAAATAATGAGGATGCCTCGGTTTCGGAGGACGACGATGAGGTGGATGTGGCTGTTGTTGGTAACCGAATGAATAGTTTTGATGCGCTTCGCGTCACTGGAGCATTACTGGTAATCTATGGGCACTCCTTTGTGCTCCGGGGTCGAACGGCACCTAGGCTTGGAGAAATCCCGCTTCATACTCTCGGTGTGATGATTTTTTTCTGTATTAGCGGATACTTGATCACCCAAAGCGCCCAGAGATCTAGAAGCTGGTGGACGTACCTTCGGAACCGCCTGCTCCGCATCATACCGGGTTTGGCTGTGGTAGTCCTTGTATCTGCATTTGTAATTGGGCCTCTGCTTACCTCGCTCTCCGCAAGTAGCTATTTCTCAAGCACGGCAACGTGGACGTACCTTCAGAATCTCGTTTTGGTCGGGCGTTACGACCTTCCTGGCGTATTTCAGGACGATGTGCATGCGCGTAGCGCTGCTAATGGTTCATTGTGGACTATTGGCGTCGAGTTCTTGTGTTATATCGGTGTCCTAATAGTTTCGTTGATGCCGAGGCGCTGGTATCTGCCAGCAACTATTGCCGCAGGGTGCGGTTTGCTTGCACTTGCTGCTGCTGTACCTGGCTCGTCCGAGACTGCGACGCTCTGCGCGTTGTTTGCAGCAGCGTCGCTCGTAGCGCGCGCACCTTCCGTCATCGAAGTTCGGCCTTCGGTAGCTCTCGCCGCGGGCGTTGCGCTTGTCTCGCTTTCGATGCTTGCAGGCGCTAGTCCGATTCTTCTCGTCCTTGGGCTGCCGCTCCTCGTCCTTACGGTTGGGAGGTCTGATCTGCCGCTCGTCCGCGACGCTGCGCGGTTCGGAGATCTCTCGTACGGCCTTTATCTCTGGGGCTACCCGGTGCAGCAAGTTATCCTTACTCTCATAGGTGTGCAGGCCACCGCGCTCAACTTTGCCATCGTTACCGGCGTGACTGCCCTGCTTGCGGTGGCGTCGTGGTGGCTAATTGAGCGACCGGCACTGAGATTCAAAGCGAGGCCAGTGCGAAATTTAACAAGAGATACTTTGCCAGCCCAGTAG
- a CDS encoding helix-turn-helix transcriptional regulator, with protein sequence MTALLDAPLGTVVVVRAPSGYGKSSVISEWVANTNELVVRLTVEAHQGDRAALWIGVLTRLAQMHGLENDHPAFESADRMRTSLVTSEVLAATLTALPPSTIVIDSLEDSDELDAIVADLVIVARQAAQMRFIIATRTLTQLDSPQVRLRVPVKIIDAAELAFTLDEVRQVVEAEAPSWGHLAPDVRAATGGVPILAKFAAVDLSRGEGASVDLLTQGLERRIDAFIADVVLSGAEIRPVVGTDDALLALAAADLLDDDLASALTGQDGAVLLKQAQKAGLGSVSTYLTGEGEFADVFRLNSLVLRALRRRATLTPELYARRRGLFARWAWEQGLAVDALSASVDAGDLALATDIVIDHWFDLGTVHRNAVAEILNRLDRRALMKWPILSAQLALHYLARKDEQWRSAELFGVTTIGFAAQRRHADPLHRFVFLFIEMVAFRTVLGRYDRARSRAIRLSDMLGELESMQLERAANLLPHAIAHISATLLLAGETDAALLALLSGSHAARISVARPRSRYFAVSLRAGAHALAGELDDAGTYQRASDEIPGQQHRHDDYSGSPARLAEAYLYLEAGDYAEALSTIERLHRHFDTIENMHLLLEAEAWALMGLNESHRALVRVDEVRTAARRQRKLPSFVLAHLERTAARVALDIGDDALAAHHAKAAGRLAPFSVALLRAQVELAGNKPENARTLLSKNPPQDGHTVRDRLEHRLALAAASARTGRRYLGISSLREAAIIIERKRLTLPLLAQRTWGLDTLMDLARDEGITRLVDAVEPFLASRSVSPSSAPLPNLSTRELAVLHALAHHSSYAQIAEHLFVSVNTVRTQVTSLYKKLGVRNRSDALSTAASLHLLDTATGSHPHTLAPGER encoded by the coding sequence GTGACGGCGCTGCTCGACGCACCGTTGGGCACGGTGGTCGTTGTTCGCGCTCCATCGGGCTATGGGAAGAGCAGCGTGATCAGCGAATGGGTCGCGAACACAAATGAGCTAGTGGTTCGGCTGACCGTGGAGGCTCACCAGGGAGATCGGGCGGCGCTCTGGATTGGCGTGTTGACGCGATTAGCTCAAATGCATGGTTTAGAGAACGATCATCCCGCCTTCGAATCAGCTGACCGAATGCGCACCTCGCTGGTAACGAGTGAAGTTCTGGCAGCGACCTTGACTGCCCTTCCTCCTAGCACGATCGTCATCGATTCCCTCGAGGATTCGGACGAACTGGACGCCATCGTGGCCGATCTTGTCATCGTTGCTCGGCAGGCGGCTCAGATGCGCTTCATCATCGCGACTCGGACATTGACCCAGCTGGATTCACCACAAGTGCGGCTCAGGGTGCCGGTGAAGATTATTGATGCTGCAGAACTAGCGTTCACTCTGGACGAGGTCCGCCAAGTAGTCGAGGCGGAGGCGCCGTCATGGGGGCATCTCGCCCCGGATGTTCGCGCCGCAACGGGAGGAGTGCCGATCCTGGCGAAATTCGCAGCGGTCGACCTCTCCCGCGGCGAGGGCGCGTCGGTCGATCTCCTTACCCAGGGTCTCGAACGTCGGATCGATGCGTTCATCGCCGACGTTGTGCTGAGCGGCGCCGAGATCCGTCCCGTTGTCGGAACCGATGATGCGTTACTCGCTCTTGCCGCGGCCGACCTCCTCGATGACGATCTGGCCTCCGCGTTGACGGGCCAGGATGGAGCGGTACTGCTCAAGCAGGCCCAAAAGGCCGGTTTGGGGAGTGTCAGCACGTATCTCACCGGTGAGGGTGAATTCGCCGACGTATTCCGGCTCAATTCGCTCGTTCTTCGAGCGCTGCGCAGACGAGCCACTCTCACCCCTGAGTTGTACGCCCGGCGCCGAGGCCTGTTCGCTCGGTGGGCGTGGGAGCAGGGGCTCGCGGTCGACGCGTTGTCGGCGAGCGTTGATGCGGGCGATCTCGCTCTGGCCACGGACATCGTGATCGATCACTGGTTCGATCTGGGTACCGTGCATCGGAATGCCGTCGCGGAGATCCTGAACCGGCTAGATCGACGGGCGCTCATGAAATGGCCGATCCTCTCCGCTCAACTCGCCCTGCACTATTTGGCCCGTAAGGATGAGCAGTGGCGCTCAGCAGAGTTGTTCGGGGTCACGACGATCGGTTTCGCTGCTCAACGTCGTCACGCCGACCCCTTGCACCGATTTGTCTTTCTGTTCATTGAGATGGTGGCCTTTCGCACCGTGTTGGGCCGCTACGATCGCGCTCGATCGCGCGCGATTCGATTGAGCGACATGCTCGGCGAGCTCGAGTCGATGCAATTGGAGAGGGCAGCGAACCTCCTTCCCCATGCCATCGCACACATCAGCGCAACACTGCTGCTCGCCGGCGAAACCGACGCAGCGCTGCTGGCCCTGCTCTCCGGATCGCACGCAGCCCGCATCTCCGTGGCCCGACCCCGCTCCCGTTACTTCGCTGTGTCTCTTCGAGCGGGAGCCCATGCCCTTGCTGGCGAGCTCGACGACGCAGGCACGTATCAGCGGGCATCAGACGAGATCCCCGGACAACAGCACCGTCACGATGACTACAGCGGATCCCCGGCACGTCTCGCCGAGGCATATCTCTATCTCGAGGCCGGTGATTACGCGGAGGCGCTGTCGACGATCGAGAGGCTGCACCGGCACTTCGACACGATCGAGAACATGCATCTGCTCCTTGAGGCCGAAGCGTGGGCACTGATGGGTCTCAATGAATCGCATCGAGCGCTCGTTCGCGTCGACGAAGTGCGCACGGCCGCACGCCGCCAGCGAAAGCTCCCGAGCTTCGTGCTCGCTCACCTCGAACGCACCGCCGCCCGCGTCGCGCTCGACATCGGCGATGACGCACTCGCTGCTCACCATGCCAAGGCGGCAGGTCGGCTCGCTCCGTTCTCGGTTGCCCTGCTACGCGCTCAGGTGGAGCTCGCTGGGAACAAGCCGGAGAACGCCCGCACCCTGCTATCGAAGAACCCGCCCCAGGACGGTCACACCGTTCGGGACCGCCTTGAGCACCGCCTCGCTCTCGCCGCGGCCTCGGCTCGTACCGGCCGCCGCTACCTAGGCATATCCAGCCTGCGTGAAGCGGCCATCATCATTGAACGAAAGCGACTCACTTTGCCCCTGCTCGCACAACGTACCTGGGGGTTGGACACCCTCATGGACCTCGCCCGAGACGAAGGAATCACGCGGCTCGTCGATGCCGTGGAGCCTTTCCTAGCCTCCCGGTCGGTCAGTCCTTCGAGCGCGCCGCTGCCAAACCTTTCCACCCGGGAACTTGCCGTTCTACACGCCCTCGCGCACCACTCCTCATACGCGCAGATCGCCGAGCACCTGTTCGTATCCGTCAATACGGTCCGCACCCAAGTGACGTCTCTTTACAAGAAGCTTGGCGTCCGCAATAGAAGCGACGCGCTCTCAACAGCGGCATCTCTGCACTTGCTCGACACGGCCACGGGCTCCCACCCGCACACCCTTGCACCCGGCGAGCGTTAA
- a CDS encoding histone-like nucleoid-structuring protein Lsr2 — protein MAQKVTFVDDLDGTPLDEDGGTVRFSFDGVNYEIDLSTKNAEKFEKALAPYIEGGRKVRGGASSPAGSSSPAKKSDPQRLKAIREWANANGHEVSSRGRIPQEVVDAYDAAN, from the coding sequence ATGGCTCAGAAAGTCACATTCGTCGATGACCTCGACGGCACCCCGCTCGACGAAGACGGCGGAACCGTTCGCTTCTCGTTCGACGGAGTCAACTACGAGATCGACCTCTCCACGAAGAACGCGGAGAAGTTCGAGAAGGCCCTTGCTCCCTACATCGAGGGCGGCCGCAAGGTTCGAGGCGGCGCATCTTCCCCGGCAGGTTCCTCATCACCGGCGAAGAAGAGCGACCCTCAGCGTCTCAAGGCGATCCGCGAATGGGCGAATGCGAACGGGCACGAGGTCTCGAGCCGCGGGCGGATTCCCCAGGAAGTAGTGGACGCGTACGACGCCGCAAACTAA